The genomic DNA CGATCACCGGGATCCAGCTCGCCACGATCCTGGGCGGCGTCATCGTCGTCGAGGTCGTGTTCGCCTGGCCCGGCCTGGGGCGGCTGGTCTACAACGCCGTGGCCGCGCGCGATTACCCCGTCATCCAAGGCGCGGTACTCCTGATGGCCGCGCTCTTCCTGCTGATCAACCTCGTGGTGGACCTGCTGTACGCGGTCGTCGATCCCAGGATCAGGTTGTCATGACCGACGCCGAGAACACCCGCGTCACGTCGTGGCGCCTGCTGCTGTCCAACCCGGTGACGATGGTCAGTGCGGTGCTGCTCGCCGCGGTCGTGGTCATCGCGGTGGCCGCGCAGTGGATCGCCCCGTACGGCGTCAACGACGTCGACGTGCCCAGCGCGCTTCGAGGTCCGAGCGCCCAACACTGGTTCGGCACCGACGAACTCGGCCGGGACGTGTTGTCGCGCGTGTTGGTCGCGGTGCAGGCCTCGATGCAGGTGGCGGTGGCGAGCGTCGCGTTCGCCGTCGTCGTCGGCGTGACGGTGGGTGTCGTCGCCGGCTACCGCGGGGGCTGGGTCGACACCGTCTTCATGCGCGTGGTCGACGTCATGTTCGCGTTTCCGGTGCTCCTGCTGGCGCTGGCCATCGTCGCGATCCTGGGGCCGGGCATCACGACGACGATGCTGGCCATCGGCGTGGTCTACACGCCGATCTTCGCCAGGGTGGCCCGAGCCAGCACGCTCTCGGTGCGCGTCGAGCCGTACGTCGCGGTCTCCCGCACGATGGGCACCGGCCACGGGTACATCCTGGCCCGCCACGTCCTGCCGAACATCGCGGGACCGCTGATCGTGCAGACCTCGCTGTCCCTGGCGTTCGCGATTCTGTCGGAGGCGGCGCTGTCGTTCCTGGGCCTCGGCATCCAGCCGCCCGAACCGTCGCTGGGGCGGATGATCTTCGACTCGCAGGGCTTCGTCACCCTGGCGTGGTGGATGGCCGTCTTCCCAGGGGCGGCGATCTTCGTGATCGTGTTGGCGTTCAACCTGTTTGGCGACGGCCTGCGCGACGTCCTCGACCCCAAGCAGCGCTCGGTGGCGGAGATCAGGCGAATGGAGCGGCGGCAGTGACGCCTTCACCCGAACCGGTTCTGGACGTCGCCGACCTGAAGGTGCGGATCGGTAGGCGCGAGATCGTGCGCGGCGTATCACTGCGCGTCGAGCGCGAGCAGACCCTCGGCATCGTCGGGGAGTCCGGATCCGGGAAGTCGATGACCGTTCTCGCCGCCACCGGTCTGCTCGACACGCCCGCCGCCGTGGTCACCGGCACCAGCACGCTGGGGGCGCGGGACGATGCGACGGCCATCGACCTGGTCGGTGCGTCGGCGCGCACGCTGCGCACCCTGCACGGCGGCCGGATCGGCTTCGTGTTCCAGGACCCCGGTACGTCGCTCAACCCGATGCTGACCCTGGAACGGCAGATCACCGAGTCGCTCGAGGCGCACCGTCGCGTTACCCGCCGCGAGGCCACCGCCCGCGCGCTGGAACTGCTCGAGGCCGTCGGCCTGCCCGACCCGCAGTCGCGACTGCGCTCCTACCCTCACCAGCTCTCGGGCGGACAGCGCCAGCGGGTGATGATCGCGATCGCCCTGGCATGCGATCCCGAACTCCTCGTCGCCGACGAACCCACCACGTCGCTCGACGTCACGACCCAGGCCCAGATCATCGAGCTGGTGCGCGCGCTGCAACGCGATTTCGGCACCGCCGTGATCTGGGTGAGCCACGACCTCGGCGTGATCGGCCAGGTCGCCGACGACGTCACCGTGCTGCGCAATGGCGAGGCGGTCGAGCAGGCACCGATCCTCGACGTGTTCGACCGCCCGCGCGACCAGTACACCCGCGACCTGCTGTCAGCCCGCCCCGTGATCGGAGCGCACCGACCGGCGCCCGTGCCCGACGACGCCCCGGTGCTGCTCGACGTCGAGGGCCTCGACGTCCGGTTCCCCGTCACGACGCCCACCGGGCGCACCACCGTCCACGCGGTGCGCGATCTGTCGTTCCAGATCCGGCGGGGCTCCACCCTGGGGCTGGTCGGGGAATCCGGGTCCGGCAAGTCGACCGTCGCGGCGGCGCTCACCGGACAGGTGACACCCGAGGCGGGCACGGTGCGCCTCGACGGTGTCGACGTCCTCG from Mycolicibacterium arabiense includes the following:
- a CDS encoding ABC transporter permease encodes the protein MTDAENTRVTSWRLLLSNPVTMVSAVLLAAVVVIAVAAQWIAPYGVNDVDVPSALRGPSAQHWFGTDELGRDVLSRVLVAVQASMQVAVASVAFAVVVGVTVGVVAGYRGGWVDTVFMRVVDVMFAFPVLLLALAIVAILGPGITTTMLAIGVVYTPIFARVARASTLSVRVEPYVAVSRTMGTGHGYILARHVLPNIAGPLIVQTSLSLAFAILSEAALSFLGLGIQPPEPSLGRMIFDSQGFVTLAWWMAVFPGAAIFVIVLAFNLFGDGLRDVLDPKQRSVAEIRRMERRQ
- a CDS encoding dipeptide ABC transporter ATP-binding protein, which codes for MTPSPEPVLDVADLKVRIGRREIVRGVSLRVEREQTLGIVGESGSGKSMTVLAATGLLDTPAAVVTGTSTLGARDDATAIDLVGASARTLRTLHGGRIGFVFQDPGTSLNPMLTLERQITESLEAHRRVTRREATARALELLEAVGLPDPQSRLRSYPHQLSGGQRQRVMIAIALACDPELLVADEPTTSLDVTTQAQIIELVRALQRDFGTAVIWVSHDLGVIGQVADDVTVLRNGEAVEQAPILDVFDRPRDQYTRDLLSARPVIGAHRPAPVPDDAPVLLDVEGLDVRFPVTTPTGRTTVHAVRDLSFQIRRGSTLGLVGESGSGKSTVAAALTGQVTPEAGTVRLDGVDVLARRRRADKALRRRIGLVFQDPFSSLDPRAPVGSAIGEPLRVHRLAGDRAGRKARTAELLDLVGLPTSFASRYPHELSGGQRQRVSIARALALEPDLLILDESTASLDVSVQARVLELLAELQRDLTLTYLFIGHDLAVIQRMSHDVLVMRDGRAVEQRPASDLFAAPEDDYTRALLAAVPPARPRV